In Micromonospora sp. NBC_01813, the following are encoded in one genomic region:
- a CDS encoding WXG100 family type VII secretion target has translation MANVNVTYQEMRDAANRLTRGKEKIMSKLVELRSMVNNLVDGGYVTDSSSKQFDESYTEFNEGATKMTEGLEGMGKYLTTAADTFQEADEELAKALRK, from the coding sequence ATGGCGAACGTCAACGTCACGTATCAGGAGATGCGGGACGCGGCCAACCGGCTCACCCGCGGCAAGGAAAAGATCATGAGCAAGCTCGTGGAGCTGCGCAGCATGGTCAACAACCTGGTCGACGGCGGGTACGTTACCGACTCCTCCAGCAAGCAGTTCGACGAGTCGTACACCGAGTTCAACGAGGGTGCGACCAAGATGACCGAAGGGCTGGAGGGGATGGGGAAGTACCTCACCACCGCCGCCGACACCTTCCAGGAGGCCGACGAGGAGCTGGCCAAGGCGCTGCGCAAGTAG
- a CDS encoding ABC transporter ATP-binding protein — translation MTVTQSAPLAEVAEPVNEVSVPSAPEFAPMVSIVDLHKHYRTTDGEVHAVRGVSLDIAKGEFVTLLGPSGCGKTTILRSVAGLETPTSGDISIGGRVVYSSDRRIRLTPAQRQIGMVFQSYAIWPHMSVFDNVAYPLRRRKLPKAEIIARTTEVLEMLGLAHAAQRSATKLSGGQQQRVAVARALVSRSELILFDEPLSNLDAKLRKEVRQEIRDLQQRLGITVLYVTHDQEEAMAVSDRILVLEGGEIKDQGTPARVYSRPADVFAANFVGESETLDGTVVEADDDHWLVQTDIGRLQVARRPHDTVRVSEAVVLTVRPEHLQLREPVPDTATLTIAGSVRSTSFLGPFAELIVELESGHLVTARVSGSAGAAPGAPVQVRIEPHHVVLHPVRPQPTEAA, via the coding sequence ATGACCGTGACGCAGAGCGCGCCTCTCGCCGAGGTGGCAGAACCTGTCAACGAGGTGTCGGTGCCCAGTGCCCCCGAATTCGCGCCGATGGTGTCGATCGTCGATCTCCACAAGCACTACCGCACCACCGACGGCGAGGTGCACGCCGTGCGGGGGGTCAGCCTCGACATCGCCAAGGGTGAGTTCGTCACCTTGCTCGGCCCCAGTGGCTGCGGCAAGACGACGATCCTGCGCTCGGTAGCCGGGCTGGAGACCCCCACATCCGGCGACATCTCCATCGGTGGGCGGGTCGTCTACTCATCCGACCGTCGAATCCGGCTGACACCCGCGCAGCGCCAGATCGGCATGGTGTTCCAGTCGTACGCGATCTGGCCGCACATGTCGGTCTTCGACAACGTTGCCTACCCCCTTCGGCGCCGCAAGCTGCCGAAGGCCGAAATCATTGCCCGGACCACCGAGGTACTGGAGATGCTGGGGCTCGCGCACGCGGCGCAGCGCTCGGCCACCAAGCTCAGCGGAGGACAGCAGCAGCGCGTGGCGGTCGCCCGCGCGCTGGTGTCGCGTTCCGAACTCATTCTCTTCGACGAACCACTGTCGAACCTCGACGCGAAGCTGCGCAAAGAGGTCCGCCAGGAGATCCGCGACCTGCAGCAGCGACTCGGGATCACCGTCCTCTACGTCACCCACGACCAAGAGGAGGCGATGGCGGTCTCGGACCGGATCCTGGTCCTCGAGGGCGGCGAGATCAAGGACCAGGGTACGCCGGCCCGGGTGTACTCGCGGCCCGCCGACGTGTTCGCGGCGAACTTCGTCGGCGAGAGCGAAACGCTCGACGGCACCGTCGTCGAGGCCGACGACGACCACTGGCTGGTGCAGACCGACATCGGGCGGCTCCAGGTGGCGCGGCGACCGCACGACACCGTGCGGGTCTCCGAAGCCGTCGTGCTGACCGTACGCCCGGAGCACCTGCAACTGAGGGAACCGGTGCCGGACACCGCGACCCTGACCATCGCCGGATCGGTGCGGTCGACGTCGTTCCTCGGCCCGTTCGCCGAACTGATCGTCGAACTCGAATCGGGCCACCTGGTCACGGCCCGGGTGAGCGGCAGCGCGGGTGCCGCCCCCGGCGCCCCGGTCCAGGTGCGGATCGAGCCGCACCACGTCGTGCTGCACCCGGTCCGCCCACAGCCGACCGAAGCCGCGTAG
- a CDS encoding isochorismatase family cysteine hydrolase, giving the protein MSYNQVHPKSHAVEVVDRSETLARMNDALEIDFTKTAVVQIDMHVRQIDKDWSSFPQNVADRILPNAAAFLDAGRELGLPVIHVMVYQRLVERGMQPRTAIIQSTGRPGTPYGSPPKPGYHPDAPEGYFEWDVMPVLGPKKGDYIINTKRQMTSSFLSTDVEHLIRCLGVDTFFVVGINTNNCVSNFSFDAYNRMWTPIIVTDAVGSTHGKDLHEFALQNYPRTIGFAMSAAESVERLTAAKAAAGVPAMASI; this is encoded by the coding sequence ATGTCCTACAACCAGGTGCACCCGAAGAGCCACGCCGTCGAGGTCGTCGACCGCAGCGAGACGCTCGCCAGGATGAACGACGCCTTGGAGATCGACTTCACGAAGACCGCCGTCGTGCAGATCGACATGCACGTCCGGCAGATCGACAAGGACTGGTCCTCGTTCCCGCAGAACGTGGCCGACCGGATCCTGCCGAACGCGGCCGCGTTCCTGGACGCCGGCCGCGAGCTCGGGCTACCGGTAATCCACGTGATGGTCTACCAGCGCCTGGTCGAGCGGGGTATGCAGCCGCGTACCGCGATCATCCAGAGCACCGGTCGGCCCGGCACACCGTACGGCTCGCCGCCCAAGCCCGGCTACCACCCGGACGCCCCCGAAGGCTACTTCGAGTGGGACGTCATGCCGGTCCTCGGGCCGAAGAAGGGCGACTACATCATCAACACCAAGCGGCAGATGACCAGCAGCTTCCTGTCGACGGACGTGGAGCACCTGATCCGTTGCCTGGGCGTCGACACCTTCTTCGTCGTCGGCATCAACACCAACAACTGCGTCTCCAACTTCTCCTTCGACGCCTACAACCGGATGTGGACGCCGATCATCGTGACCGACGCGGTGGGCTCCACCCACGGTAAGGACCTGCACGAGTTCGCGCTGCAGAACTACCCCCGCACGATCGGCTTCGCGATGTCCGCGGCCGAATCCGTCGAGCGGCTCACCGCCGCCAAGGCCGCAGCTGGTGTCCCTGCCATGGCGAGCATCTGA
- a CDS encoding cysteine hydrolase family protein — MLTGPTIDVYDRAEFLQVINDAVPIIPARSAVVTVEMTRRRLTPTAPFPPGVRDELLANTEKLLTLARETGTAVIHVLSALRPVEAQASANTRVNRAWAAIGESPSPYGPVPDESVDVQDGTFEPDFAVSVADSDYIIKTKKSLSAFYQTDLEWLTKALGVDTLILAGANTNADIQSTAYDASCKAYKVITVSDCVATWFGEDLQELGLQQLGRCQGWAFPLAQLATKLASAPAPTEVPA; from the coding sequence ATGCTTACCGGACCCACCATCGACGTCTACGATCGCGCAGAGTTCCTCCAGGTCATCAACGACGCCGTTCCGATCATCCCGGCCAGGTCCGCGGTGGTCACGGTCGAGATGACCCGGCGGCGGCTCACCCCGACCGCGCCGTTCCCGCCCGGCGTACGCGACGAGTTGCTCGCCAACACCGAAAAGCTCCTCACCCTGGCCCGCGAGACCGGCACAGCGGTCATCCATGTCCTGTCCGCGCTGCGGCCGGTCGAGGCGCAGGCCAGCGCCAACACCCGGGTCAACCGGGCGTGGGCCGCGATCGGCGAGTCGCCGAGCCCGTACGGCCCGGTGCCCGACGAGTCGGTCGACGTGCAGGACGGCACGTTCGAACCGGACTTCGCGGTCTCGGTCGCCGACAGCGACTACATCATCAAGACCAAGAAGTCGTTGAGCGCCTTCTACCAGACCGACCTGGAGTGGCTCACCAAGGCGCTCGGCGTCGACACGCTGATTCTCGCCGGCGCGAACACCAACGCGGACATCCAGTCCACGGCCTACGACGCGAGCTGCAAGGCGTACAAGGTGATCACGGTCAGCGACTGTGTCGCGACCTGGTTCGGTGAGGACCTGCAGGAACTTGGCCTCCAGCAGCTGGGCCGCTGCCAGGGCTGGGCTTTCCCGCTGGCGCAACTCGCGACCAAGCTCGCGTCCGCTCCCGCCCCGACGGAGGTGCCGGCATGA
- a CDS encoding ABC transporter substrate-binding protein yields MRRTTSTLRIVAPLTALSLVLAACGGDDADAAATALPEELAVASTVDMTDEEYAEYLTKLAEASEAEGGVLKYYFSAPAAAAENQINAFIEKYPWVELEYTSGGTLELIERIITENAAGRPSADVIQGGPLEDNTLCRDEGLCLAYNPRGEGGLPADRAYPDCVCSVADFFTFHIVYNNDKVTEAEAPKTYEDLTDPKWKGRFGINIDQLDWFAGMLAERGEEPGLALMEAIAANEPVVYSGADGLEKLAAGEFDVALPQTATRTIRDMIADGAPIDIVTTPVTIAQPDMYFPLANAPHPATTRLYMEWLMSDDWQDKVGELVVKIPIKPGSPIPSSAEGILESELFFETTDNFGDYDTRVEQHQSIFVTG; encoded by the coding sequence ATGAGACGGACCACCAGCACGCTGCGGATCGTCGCTCCGCTGACCGCGCTGTCCCTGGTGCTGGCGGCGTGTGGCGGCGACGACGCCGATGCCGCGGCGACGGCACTGCCCGAGGAGCTCGCGGTGGCCTCGACCGTCGACATGACCGACGAGGAGTACGCCGAGTACCTGACGAAGCTGGCGGAGGCGTCGGAGGCCGAGGGTGGGGTCCTCAAGTACTACTTCAGCGCCCCCGCCGCCGCCGCGGAGAACCAGATCAACGCCTTCATCGAGAAGTACCCGTGGGTGGAGTTGGAGTACACCTCCGGCGGCACGCTCGAGCTCATCGAGCGCATCATCACCGAGAACGCGGCCGGCCGGCCTAGCGCGGACGTCATCCAGGGCGGCCCCCTGGAGGACAACACCCTGTGCCGCGACGAGGGTCTCTGCCTGGCGTACAACCCGCGAGGGGAGGGCGGCCTGCCGGCGGACCGCGCCTATCCGGACTGCGTCTGCTCGGTGGCGGACTTCTTCACCTTCCACATCGTCTACAACAACGACAAGGTCACCGAGGCAGAGGCACCCAAGACCTACGAAGACCTCACCGACCCGAAGTGGAAGGGCCGGTTCGGCATCAACATCGACCAGCTCGACTGGTTCGCCGGGATGCTGGCGGAGCGGGGCGAGGAGCCCGGCCTGGCGCTCATGGAGGCGATCGCCGCCAACGAGCCCGTGGTCTACTCGGGCGCCGACGGACTGGAGAAACTCGCGGCGGGCGAGTTCGACGTCGCACTTCCGCAGACCGCGACGCGGACGATCCGGGACATGATCGCCGACGGGGCGCCGATCGACATCGTCACCACGCCGGTGACCATCGCCCAGCCGGACATGTACTTCCCGCTGGCGAACGCGCCACATCCGGCCACCACCCGGCTGTACATGGAGTGGCTGATGAGCGACGACTGGCAGGACAAGGTCGGCGAGCTCGTGGTGAAGATTCCGATCAAGCCGGGGTCGCCGATCCCCTCGTCGGCAGAGGGCATCCTGGAGAGCGAACTGTTCTTCGAGACCACCGACAACTTCGGTGACTACGACACCCGGGTGGAGCAGCATCAGTCGATCTTTGTGACGGGCTGA
- a CDS encoding ABC transporter permease has translation MTTLVEGRAPFTTGRTTRFSALRGALSLRRAVYGLVLVILLAQVALPIAILLFTSFKDARPTDADFFSLSFTLENFRDAFSSGRLLSVTWTTVQFAVGSTLVALVLGTFLAWIVARTNVPLRNLVGVLTIVQMAVPGILVPIAWTFLASPNIGAINVAWRNITGTEGTLFNVYSMQGLILVNGLTMVPMVYLFVVTVFSSMNSSLEEAAEVSGSSKLRAVRDISLPLAAPGIAAVAIMALMRAWEAFEIPWFLGVNERIFTYASEIYLRTSTPPSNVGLVSTYAVFMLVGAVLMIWWYDRFNQAGERYAVISGKNFSSVRMDLGRWRVPVAILAFAVLTVVILLPLLMLLWMSLNPFFRQFSWEAVTSLSVESYVSAVQAPNILQGFANSLLVGVLASVGVLTLSTLAAWYSARRVAGGRLLYLLTAVPMALPNVIVGVSFLWIFLILPLPIYSTHTALVIAYITLIIAVVSRLVSARMLQISSELEEAAQVAGASFLRAIWTIVVPLLSPALLAGALITMVMSFRELQTTLYLAGPQTRTAAVVMFDMAGDGQFSTVAAFGIVTFAVLLVGLVGYNRLNARMGLEGGL, from the coding sequence ATGACCACCCTCGTGGAAGGCCGGGCCCCGTTCACGACCGGCCGGACCACCCGCTTCTCCGCTCTGCGGGGGGCGCTGTCCCTCCGCAGAGCGGTCTACGGACTGGTCCTGGTCATCCTGCTGGCCCAGGTCGCGCTGCCGATCGCCATCCTGCTGTTCACGAGCTTCAAGGATGCCCGACCCACCGATGCCGACTTCTTCTCCCTCAGTTTCACCCTGGAGAACTTCCGCGACGCGTTCAGCTCCGGCCGGCTGCTGAGCGTCACCTGGACGACGGTGCAGTTCGCGGTCGGTTCCACGCTCGTCGCCCTGGTGCTGGGTACGTTCCTGGCCTGGATCGTCGCCCGGACGAACGTGCCGTTGCGCAACCTCGTGGGGGTGCTCACGATCGTCCAGATGGCGGTGCCGGGGATCCTGGTCCCCATCGCCTGGACATTCCTGGCCAGCCCGAACATCGGGGCGATCAACGTGGCCTGGCGCAACATCACCGGCACCGAGGGCACCCTGTTCAACGTCTATTCGATGCAGGGCCTGATCCTCGTCAACGGGCTGACGATGGTGCCGATGGTCTACCTCTTCGTGGTCACCGTCTTCTCCTCGATGAACTCCTCGCTCGAGGAGGCCGCCGAGGTGTCGGGGTCCTCGAAGCTGCGGGCGGTGCGTGACATCTCGCTCCCGCTGGCGGCGCCCGGCATCGCCGCCGTCGCGATCATGGCGCTGATGCGGGCCTGGGAGGCGTTCGAGATCCCCTGGTTCCTGGGGGTCAACGAGCGGATCTTCACCTACGCCTCGGAGATCTACCTGCGGACCAGCACGCCGCCGAGCAACGTCGGTCTCGTCTCCACCTACGCGGTCTTCATGCTGGTCGGAGCCGTGCTGATGATCTGGTGGTACGACCGCTTCAACCAGGCAGGGGAGCGGTACGCCGTGATCAGCGGCAAGAACTTCTCATCCGTACGGATGGATCTGGGCCGGTGGCGGGTGCCGGTGGCCATCCTCGCGTTCGCCGTTCTGACGGTGGTGATCCTGCTTCCGCTGCTGATGCTGCTGTGGATGTCGCTCAACCCGTTCTTCCGCCAGTTCAGCTGGGAAGCGGTCACCTCGCTGTCGGTGGAGTCCTACGTGTCCGCAGTGCAGGCGCCGAACATCCTGCAGGGGTTCGCCAACAGCCTCCTGGTCGGAGTGCTCGCGAGTGTCGGCGTCCTCACGCTGTCGACCCTGGCCGCGTGGTACTCGGCCCGCCGGGTCGCTGGCGGTCGGCTGCTCTACCTGCTGACGGCGGTGCCGATGGCCCTGCCGAACGTGATCGTCGGGGTCAGCTTCCTGTGGATCTTCCTCATCCTGCCGCTGCCGATCTACTCGACACACACGGCGCTGGTGATCGCGTACATCACCCTGATCATCGCGGTGGTGTCGCGGCTGGTCAGCGCCCGCATGCTGCAGATCAGCTCCGAGTTGGAGGAGGCCGCGCAGGTGGCGGGGGCCAGCTTCCTCCGGGCGATCTGGACGATCGTCGTCCCCCTGCTGTCCCCGGCCCTGCTCGCGGGTGCCCTGATCACGATGGTGATGAGCTTCCGCGAACTGCAGACCACGCTCTACCTCGCCGGTCCGCAGACCCGTACCGCCGCGGTCGTGATGTTCGACATGGCCGGCGACGGACAGTTCTCCACCGTGGCCGCGTTCGGCATCGTCACGTTCGCCGTACTGCTCGTGGGGCTGGTCGGCTACAACCGCCTCAACGCCCGGATGGGACTCGAGGGCGGCCTCTAG
- a CDS encoding M24 family metallopeptidase codes for MTTTVQESLTDRDYPTFSAAEFARRDAEILARMDALDLQLVVVCGRGGRDPNVLYLSDWWSTREAWVLYPRHGEPTMLIQLSNHLPLARRMSRFPDVRFGGSAPTGSVDTVPTLIDCLRERGISTGRVGLAGTITWREHARLSAAFPAVQWVEFGGQLVDQRQVKSAEELDRLAVSARMCDASAMALAEQARPGMTEHELARIVEDSYLADGGINGIHFMVATQMSDPRGGIPCQHHSDRRLQAGDALVVELSTNYAGYSAQVLRSYTIGADPTPLYARMHDAALEVFDAVCSAIRPGSTVSDILDAAEVAQRLGFTIYDDLVHGCAQLPAIVRTRQTYRGEPEGFEYQEGMCLVVQPNVVTPDGLAGVQYGEMFRVTASGLAPLHSVPREFFRCG; via the coding sequence ATGACCACCACCGTTCAGGAGTCGCTCACCGACCGCGACTACCCCACGTTCTCCGCCGCGGAGTTCGCTCGGCGTGACGCCGAGATCCTGGCCCGGATGGACGCCCTCGACCTGCAACTCGTCGTCGTCTGCGGCCGTGGCGGCCGCGACCCGAACGTGCTGTACCTCAGCGACTGGTGGTCGACCCGGGAGGCCTGGGTGCTCTACCCGCGCCACGGCGAACCGACGATGCTGATCCAGCTCTCCAACCACCTGCCGCTGGCCCGGCGGATGTCGCGGTTTCCCGACGTCCGCTTCGGCGGCTCGGCCCCGACGGGCTCGGTGGACACCGTCCCCACCCTCATCGACTGCCTGCGGGAACGCGGCATCTCGACCGGCCGGGTGGGGTTGGCCGGGACGATCACCTGGCGAGAGCACGCCCGCCTCAGCGCGGCCTTCCCCGCAGTGCAGTGGGTGGAGTTCGGTGGACAGCTCGTCGACCAGCGCCAGGTCAAGAGCGCCGAGGAGCTGGACCGGCTGGCCGTGTCGGCCCGGATGTGCGACGCCTCGGCGATGGCGCTCGCCGAGCAGGCCCGGCCGGGGATGACCGAGCACGAACTGGCCAGGATCGTGGAGGACAGCTACCTGGCCGACGGCGGGATCAACGGCATCCACTTCATGGTCGCCACCCAGATGTCGGACCCGCGTGGCGGCATCCCGTGCCAGCACCACTCCGACCGCCGACTCCAGGCCGGCGACGCTCTGGTGGTCGAGCTCAGCACGAACTACGCCGGATACTCCGCCCAGGTCCTGCGCAGCTACACGATCGGTGCAGACCCGACACCGCTGTACGCCCGGATGCACGACGCCGCGCTCGAAGTCTTCGACGCGGTCTGTTCGGCGATCAGACCCGGGTCCACGGTGTCCGACATCCTCGACGCGGCGGAGGTTGCCCAGCGGCTGGGTTTCACGATCTACGACGACCTGGTGCACGGCTGCGCACAACTGCCGGCGATCGTCCGGACCCGCCAAACCTACCGTGGCGAGCCCGAGGGCTTCGAGTACCAGGAGGGGATGTGCCTGGTGGTGCAGCCGAACGTGGTGACCCCCGACGGACTGGCCGGCGTCCAGTACGGCGAGATGTTCCGGGTCACCGCGTCCGGTCTGGCGCCGTTGCACTCGGTGCCGCGCGAGTTCTTCCGGTGCGGCTGA
- a CDS encoding MFS transporter, translated as MTATDNQGRTGRGPVRRRLVIDLTPLRESPDYRRLWTGHAIAILGTQMTRVAVPYQVYVLTDSTLMVGLASLAQLIPLMVCSLFGGSVADAVDRRKLLLVTEGLLAVVVGGLALLALLDSPPIWGIFLLVAITAGLSALDGPARSASVAGLVRREILPSAFALNQTLTQVGAIVGPAVAGVIIAALGLSMTYGLNVLTFVLSIMVLSRMRPMPPSHIVTRPGLTSVIEGLTYLKGKRAVMGCFLADLNAMFFGMPRALFPAIALDQLGGDAMTVGLLHAAPGAGALIGALTSGWVGSVTRQGRAVIISITVWGLAIAGFGLSQWLPLTLLLLMVAGVADVVSAVFRQTVLQLSVPDHLRGRLSAVHIGVVTGGPLLGDARAGATASITSPAFAMVSGGLASAIIMVLLGWRLTALRRWTLADAESDSDADRDRDRDRDRESQRREDRT; from the coding sequence GTGACGGCCACGGACAACCAGGGGCGTACGGGCCGCGGGCCGGTCCGTCGCCGCCTGGTCATCGACCTCACCCCGCTGCGTGAGTCGCCGGACTACCGGCGGCTCTGGACCGGGCACGCCATCGCGATCCTGGGTACGCAGATGACCCGGGTCGCGGTGCCGTACCAGGTCTACGTACTGACCGATTCGACGTTGATGGTCGGGCTGGCGAGTCTGGCGCAGCTGATTCCCCTGATGGTCTGCTCGCTGTTCGGCGGCTCGGTCGCGGACGCGGTCGACCGCCGCAAGCTGCTGCTGGTCACCGAGGGTCTGCTCGCGGTCGTGGTCGGCGGCCTGGCGCTGCTGGCCTTGCTCGACAGCCCGCCGATCTGGGGCATCTTCCTGCTGGTGGCCATCACCGCCGGGCTGTCGGCGTTGGACGGACCGGCGCGCAGCGCCTCGGTCGCGGGCCTGGTCCGTCGGGAGATCCTGCCGTCCGCCTTCGCGTTGAACCAGACACTGACCCAGGTGGGCGCGATCGTGGGGCCCGCTGTCGCCGGTGTCATCATCGCGGCGCTCGGGCTGTCGATGACGTACGGGTTGAACGTCCTCACCTTCGTCCTGTCCATCATGGTGCTGAGCCGGATGCGGCCAATGCCGCCCTCGCACATCGTCACCAGGCCCGGGCTCACGTCGGTGATCGAAGGATTGACCTACCTCAAGGGCAAGCGCGCGGTGATGGGGTGCTTCCTTGCCGACCTGAATGCGATGTTCTTCGGCATGCCCCGGGCGCTGTTCCCGGCGATCGCCCTCGACCAGCTCGGTGGGGACGCCATGACGGTCGGCCTGCTCCATGCGGCGCCGGGGGCGGGTGCCCTGATCGGAGCCCTCACCTCGGGCTGGGTCGGTTCTGTCACCCGGCAAGGACGAGCCGTGATCATCTCGATCACCGTGTGGGGGCTGGCGATCGCGGGCTTCGGCCTGTCGCAGTGGCTGCCGTTGACGCTGCTCCTGCTCATGGTCGCCGGCGTCGCGGACGTGGTGTCGGCGGTGTTCCGCCAGACCGTCCTGCAGCTCAGTGTCCCGGATCACCTGCGCGGACGGTTGTCCGCGGTGCACATCGGTGTGGTGACGGGAGGGCCACTGCTGGGGGACGCCCGGGCCGGGGCGACGGCGAGCATCACCAGCCCGGCGTTCGCGATGGTCTCCGGCGGGCTGGCCAGCGCGATCATCATGGTGCTGCTCGGCTGGCGGCTGACGGCGCTGCGGCGGTGGACGCTCGCCGACGCGGAATCGGATTCGGACGCAGACCGGGACCGGGACCGGGACCGGGATCGCGAGTCTCAGCGTCGAGAGGACCGGACCTGA
- a CDS encoding GntR family transcriptional regulator codes for MTSFAGISGTVHERVRDWMRSAIVNGTLKPGSRIVQIDIARMLGVSPTPVREAMRDLAAEGLIKVHARKVATVTAIDANELRDIRLLRETLEALAARLCAERITEAELAEAERMQEEMERDPDLSKYVELNRAFHVFLYNAARSPRLTQMLLSLRTATPGMLSVAFTRSKERRLDGLDEHRRFLKACGDRDLDAAEAIFRTHSSVAFDEMEAFLEHRPID; via the coding sequence GTGACGTCCTTCGCCGGTATCTCCGGGACCGTCCACGAACGCGTCCGGGACTGGATGCGTTCGGCGATCGTCAATGGCACCCTCAAGCCTGGGTCGCGGATCGTTCAGATCGACATCGCGCGGATGCTGGGGGTGAGTCCCACGCCGGTACGCGAGGCGATGCGCGATCTGGCCGCCGAGGGTCTGATCAAGGTCCATGCCCGCAAGGTGGCGACGGTCACAGCCATCGACGCCAACGAATTGCGCGACATCCGGCTGCTGCGCGAGACACTCGAGGCGTTGGCGGCGCGCCTGTGCGCCGAGCGGATCACCGAAGCGGAGCTGGCGGAGGCCGAACGGATGCAGGAGGAGATGGAGCGCGATCCGGATCTCAGCAAGTACGTCGAGCTGAACCGGGCATTCCACGTGTTCCTCTACAACGCGGCCCGGTCGCCGCGCCTGACCCAGATGCTGCTGTCACTGCGTACCGCGACACCGGGCATGCTCTCGGTGGCGTTCACTCGATCCAAGGAGCGTCGCCTCGACGGCCTCGACGAGCACCGGCGCTTCCTGAAGGCCTGCGGAGACCGAGACCTCGACGCGGCCGAGGCGATCTTCCGTACGCACTCGTCCGTTGCCTTCGACGAGATGGAAGCCTTCCTGGAGCACCGGCCGATCGACTGA
- a CDS encoding MFS transporter, whose translation MTRDEDHPPARTRLAGAVPPLLVFFNPLTQLAYIPISVGLGRSLDLSAAQIGITIGVHSVATAAAGVFAGPLLDLVPVRRILLPGMIVNVVVSILLCLYQSYAVLTVGRLLTGFASGAIALCGQAIVADLTRGDPKARDRGYSLLQTFVSMGAASALALGAFAAALERPVLVFAVGAAYATVLLGVVVVARLGRERPPTGHAADIPFPRRIALTGSAIRAMLREPRRQWLILSSVGIGMIMQGSHFGVSVLLDRLADDLSTLARVGVSILIPCGVFTGSFINRMSLKRITREQLFTRIYLIIPLAATAYAAVALAGLDVAAVALTLVLLGTCLGALMPLSMAISVNWNPELRASAAATETLSRSVGQTTGPIAVGVLVAIGGVGTVGVVVVVATVLGLAASRNIFTARS comes from the coding sequence GTGACGCGCGACGAGGACCACCCGCCGGCCCGGACGCGGCTGGCGGGCGCCGTCCCGCCGCTGCTGGTGTTCTTCAACCCGCTCACCCAGCTCGCGTACATCCCGATCTCGGTAGGGCTGGGGCGCAGCCTCGACCTCAGCGCCGCGCAGATCGGAATCACCATCGGCGTGCACAGCGTGGCCACTGCGGCCGCCGGCGTGTTCGCCGGACCGCTGCTCGACCTGGTTCCGGTCCGCCGGATCCTGCTACCCGGCATGATCGTCAACGTCGTCGTGTCGATCCTGCTGTGCCTGTACCAGAGCTACGCCGTCCTCACCGTCGGCCGGCTGCTCACCGGCTTCGCCAGCGGCGCCATCGCGCTCTGCGGCCAGGCGATCGTGGCGGACCTGACCCGCGGCGACCCGAAGGCCCGCGACCGGGGCTACTCGCTGCTGCAGACGTTCGTCAGTATGGGAGCCGCCTCGGCGCTCGCCCTGGGCGCGTTCGCGGCGGCGCTGGAGCGCCCGGTCCTGGTCTTCGCGGTCGGTGCGGCGTACGCGACCGTCCTGCTGGGGGTCGTCGTGGTGGCCCGGCTGGGGCGGGAACGCCCGCCCACCGGGCACGCGGCCGACATCCCGTTTCCCCGCCGGATCGCACTGACCGGGTCGGCGATCCGCGCGATGCTGCGGGAGCCGCGGCGCCAGTGGCTGATCCTGTCCAGCGTCGGGATCGGGATGATCATGCAGGGCAGCCACTTCGGCGTCAGCGTGCTGCTCGACCGGCTCGCCGACGACCTGAGCACCCTTGCCCGGGTCGGCGTGTCCATCCTCATCCCCTGCGGCGTCTTCACCGGCAGCTTCATCAACCGGATGTCGCTGAAGCGGATCACCCGCGAGCAGCTCTTCACCCGGATCTACCTGATCATCCCGCTCGCGGCCACCGCCTACGCCGCAGTCGCCCTGGCAGGGCTGGACGTCGCTGCCGTCGCCCTGACGCTCGTCCTGCTCGGGACCTGCCTGGGCGCACTCATGCCGCTGTCCATGGCGATCAGCGTGAACTGGAATCCGGAGTTGCGGGCAAGCGCCGCCGCGACCGAGACCCTCTCCCGCAGCGTGGGCCAGACCACCGGTCCGATCGCCGTGGGCGTCCTGGTGGCGATCGGCGGCGTCGGCACGGTGGGCGTGGTCGTCGTCGTCGCGACCGTGCTCGGGCTGGCGGCCTCCCGCAACATCTTCACCGCCAGGTCCTGA